One genomic window of Manihot esculenta cultivar AM560-2 chromosome 16, M.esculenta_v8, whole genome shotgun sequence includes the following:
- the LOC110604270 gene encoding methylthioribose-1-phosphate isomerase, whose product MAATTDSGAGLEVHNPLQSICYKRGSLQLLDQRKLPLETVYLDIQHAEDGWSAIREMVVRGAPAIAIAAVLSLAVEVFNLDDFNGTSDDAASYLFKKLEYLVSSRPTAVNLSDAATKVKEVILKAAATASDAKKVFQAYIEAAENMLEDDVASNKAIGTHGAIFIQNQLKDSDRLSVLTHCNTGSLATAGYGTALGVIRALHTEGVLNRAYCTETRPFNQGSRLTAFELVHDKIPATLVADSAAAALMKDGQVSAVIVGADRVAANGDTANKIGTYSLALCAMHHKIPFYVAAPLTSIDLSLSSGKQIIIEERSPKELLNSHGGLGEQVAASGISVWNPAFDVTPAELISGIITEKGVITKINNGDFDIKNFVKRAAGQSVA is encoded by the exons ATGGCAGCCACCACCGACTCCGGCGCTGGACTTGAAGTTCACAACCCTCTCCAGTCTATCTGCTACAAGCGCGGCTCTCTTCAGCTCCTCGACCAG AGAAAGCTTCCTCTCGAGACTGTATATCTGGATATCCAACATGCAGAAGATGGATG GTCTGCCATACGGGAGATGGTGGTCCGTGGGGCACCTGCTATTGCTATTGCAGCAGTTCTATCTCTTGCAGTGGAAGTCTTTAACTTGGACGATTTTAATGGGACGTCTGATGATGCTGCCTCTTACCTCTTCAAGAAATTGGAATATCTCGTTTCGAG CCGACCTACTGCAGTCAATCTTTCAGATGCTGCAACAAAGGTTAAAGAAGTTATATTAAAGGCTGCTGCTACTGCTTCAGATGCGAAGAAAGTTTTTCAG GCTTACATAGAAGCTGCTGAAAATATGCTCGAAGATGATGTTGCTTCAAACAAAGCAATCGGGACTCATGGAGCAATTTTTATTCAGAACCAACTGAAAGACTCTGACAGGCTTTCTGTTTTGACCCATTGCAATACTGGCAG TCTTGCAACAGCTGGATATGGTACTGCTCTGGGAGTGATTCGTGCTCTTCATACTGAAGGAGTGTTAAATAGGGCCTATTGCACAGAAACACGTCCTTTCAATCAA GGATCTAGACTCACAGCTTTTGAGTTGGTGCATGACAAAATACCCGCTACTCTTGTAGCAGATTCTGCTGCAGCTGCATTAATGAAAGATGGTCAAGTGAGTGCTGTAATTGTTGGAGCAGATCGTGTGGCTGCGAATG GAGATACTGCTAACAAGATTGGGACTTACAGCCTAGCCTTATGTGCAATGCATCACAAAATTCCATTTTATGTTGCTGCACCATTGACCTCCATTGATTTATCCCTTTCTTCTGGGAAACAAATTATTATAGAGGAAAGATCACCTAAAGAACTATTAAATTCGCATGGAGGACTTGGAGAGCAAGTTGCTGCATCTGGGATCTCTGTCTGGAACCCAGCTTTTGATGTTACCCCTGCAGAGTTGATAAGCGGTATCATAACAGAAAAG GGAGTCATCACTAAGATTAATAATGGTGATTTTGACATAAAGAATTTTGTGAAACGGGCAGCTGGGCAGTCTGTTGCATAG
- the LOC110603474 gene encoding proteasome subunit alpha type-6-like, with translation MDLKLYPGCIHRIADKSQVYTQGAHMRPLGVVALVLGIEEENGPQLTSLAGHFYGHKTAISALQTILQEDFKAGDLRH, from the exons ATG GACTTAAAGTTATATCCTGGGTGCATACATAGGATTGCAGATAAATCACAGGTTTACACGCAGGGTGCTCACATGAGACCCCTTGGAGTAG ttGCTCTGGTTTTGGGTATTGAAGAGGAGAATGGGCCTCAACTTACAAGTTTAGCTGGCCATTTTTATGGTCATAAG ACTGCTATTTCTGCTCTACAAACTATTCTTCAGGAGGACTTCAAGGCTGGAGATTTGAGGCATTAA